A single Nostoc sp. PCC 7107 DNA region contains:
- a CDS encoding ABC exporter membrane fusion protein has translation MGLGATALIVVGGVSAYLLFQSASKPQIENQNAAISSPQITTVTALGRLEPQGEIIKLSAPTANNGNRVDQLLVKQGDRVKIGQVIAILDSRDRLFAAYQQAQEDVKVAQAKMAITKAGAKTGEINAQRAEIARLEAQRLGDIDAQAATVARLTSEQTNALKQYNRYQSLYEQGAISAADRDSRQLALDTAQKSLQEAQAILERIQSTSPAQLNQAKANLERIAEVRPVDVKQNQAEIDRAVAAIKQAKAELDQAYVRSPMNGEILEIHTHAGEVVGTDGIVEIGQTQQMYAVAEVYQSDISKVKLGQKVRVSSDSIPGELLGKVERIDSQVKRQNVVNTDPSTNIDGRVIEVHIALDAASSKKAAKFTNLQITAEIEQ, from the coding sequence ATGGGGTTAGGGGCGACGGCGCTGATTGTTGTGGGTGGGGTTTCTGCTTATCTACTGTTCCAATCAGCATCAAAGCCACAGATAGAGAATCAAAACGCCGCCATCAGTTCACCGCAAATTACCACAGTGACGGCCTTGGGGCGGTTAGAACCTCAAGGAGAAATCATTAAGTTGTCAGCACCGACCGCAAATAACGGCAATCGGGTAGACCAATTACTAGTGAAACAAGGCGATCGCGTCAAGATAGGACAAGTGATTGCAATTTTGGATAGTCGTGATCGCCTGTTTGCAGCCTATCAGCAAGCGCAGGAAGATGTGAAAGTTGCCCAAGCTAAAATGGCGATTACCAAAGCCGGGGCAAAAACCGGCGAAATCAACGCTCAACGTGCAGAAATCGCGCGTCTGGAAGCACAGCGCTTAGGTGATATTGATGCTCAAGCTGCAACCGTCGCGCGGTTAACCTCAGAGCAAACAAATGCCCTCAAACAATACAACCGCTATCAATCGTTGTATGAACAGGGTGCAATTTCCGCGGCTGATCGAGATAGCAGACAGTTAGCTTTAGATACCGCACAAAAGAGTTTACAAGAAGCACAAGCAATATTAGAACGGATTCAATCAACTAGTCCAGCACAACTCAATCAAGCCAAAGCTAATTTAGAGCGCATTGCTGAAGTCCGTCCGGTGGATGTCAAACAAAACCAAGCAGAGATTGATCGGGCTGTTGCGGCGATTAAACAAGCCAAGGCCGAACTTGATCAAGCTTATGTGCGATCGCCAATGAATGGGGAAATTCTCGAAATTCATACCCACGCGGGCGAAGTGGTTGGGACTGATGGGATTGTAGAAATTGGTCAGACTCAGCAGATGTATGCAGTTGCCGAAGTTTATCAAAGCGACATTAGTAAAGTCAAACTGGGACAAAAAGTGCGTGTCAGCAGTGATTCTATCCCCGGTGAACTACTCGGAAAAGTAGAACGTATTGATTCCCAAGTTAAACGGCAAAATGTTGTCAACACTGACCCTAGCACCAATATTGATGGCCGGGTAATAGAAGTGCATATCGCCTTAGATGCTGCATCCAGTAAAAAAGCCGCTAAATTTACCAACTTGCAAATTACAGCCGAAATCGAACAATGA
- a CDS encoding TetR/AcrR family transcriptional regulator, which yields MKSKSVERDLSPEKTKAILDGAMQEFLENGYAAARIDKIAVAAGVSKATIYRRFPDKETLFIELVQQLACEKELFNPNHLLSAQGDVASFLKSFANMMLTHVADDPQSLTFLRIIIGESGRFPQLARAFVQNIEKPMLQAMTHYLGSHPELELPDPEVAARAFMGTLIHFVLLRDVLHSGDIVPIERDRLVDQLVKLIIK from the coding sequence ATGAAATCCAAAAGTGTTGAGCGCGATTTATCTCCAGAAAAGACGAAGGCTATTTTAGATGGAGCAATGCAAGAGTTTTTAGAAAACGGCTATGCTGCTGCCAGAATTGATAAAATTGCCGTAGCGGCAGGTGTTTCTAAAGCGACAATTTATCGGCGCTTTCCTGACAAAGAGACTTTATTTATCGAACTGGTACAGCAATTGGCTTGCGAAAAAGAGCTTTTTAATCCAAATCATCTGCTATCGGCTCAAGGTGATGTAGCTTCATTCTTAAAATCCTTTGCCAATATGATGCTCACCCATGTTGCAGATGATCCCCAAAGCTTGACATTCTTGCGGATTATTATCGGTGAATCAGGACGCTTTCCCCAATTAGCACGAGCCTTTGTGCAGAACATTGAAAAACCAATGCTGCAAGCCATGACACATTATCTAGGCTCTCACCCAGAATTAGAACTCCCAGACCCAGAAGTTGCAGCGCGAGCCTTTATGGGAACACTGATTCATTTTGTTCTACTGCGAGATGTGTTGCACAGTGGTGATATTGTACCCATTGAGCGCGATCGCCTGGTTGATCAGCTAGTCAAACTAATTATTAAATAA
- a CDS encoding heme oxygenase (biliverdin-producing) — protein MSSNLAVKLRSGTQKAHTAAENVGFMKCFLKGVVDKDCFAKFLGNLYFVYTELETALASHQNNPVIGGMYFPELNRRAALETDMVFYYGNDWRSLITPSNNAKKYIARIQQLSASAPALLIGHAYTRYMGDLSGGQMLQKIAQSTLKLSGYEGTSFYNFDQIPDKKAFKDKYRDGLNAVPVDDVTAEKIVAEANHAFSLNMQMAEELEGSLIRAIGQVLFNNLTGSHNPGSTEAAATN, from the coding sequence ATGAGTAGTAATTTAGCTGTCAAACTGCGTTCTGGTACGCAAAAAGCGCACACAGCAGCAGAAAATGTCGGATTCATGAAATGTTTTCTCAAAGGTGTTGTCGATAAAGACTGCTTTGCAAAGTTTCTTGGTAACTTGTATTTTGTTTACACCGAACTAGAAACAGCCTTAGCCAGTCACCAAAACAATCCGGTAATTGGTGGGATGTACTTTCCTGAACTGAATCGCCGGGCAGCTTTAGAAACAGACATGGTATTTTACTATGGCAACGACTGGCGAAGTTTAATCACACCTTCCAACAATGCCAAAAAATACATCGCCCGCATTCAACAATTATCTGCATCTGCACCTGCATTATTAATCGGTCATGCCTACACCCGCTACATGGGCGACCTGTCAGGTGGTCAGATGTTACAAAAAATTGCCCAGTCAACCCTGAAGCTGTCTGGCTACGAAGGAACATCTTTTTATAACTTTGACCAAATTCCCGACAAAAAAGCCTTTAAAGACAAATACCGGGATGGGTTAAACGCTGTACCTGTGGATGATGTCACAGCCGAGAAAATTGTGGCTGAAGCCAATCATGCCTTTAGTTTGAATATGCAAATGGCTGAAGAACTAGAAGGTAGTTTAATTAGAGCGATCGGTCAAGTACTATTTAATAACCTGACTGGTTCTCATAACCCAGGCAGCACTGAAGCAGCCGCCACTAATTAA
- a CDS encoding GlsB/YeaQ/YmgE family stress response membrane protein, producing the protein MNIIAWIILGLLAGAIAKAIYPGYQGGGILSTMILGIVGAFLGGSLYTLLQTGTLQLTATSFSLPGLFIAVIGAIIAIYLWGLLRRSSNA; encoded by the coding sequence ATGAATATTATTGCTTGGATAATATTAGGTCTTTTAGCTGGTGCGATCGCCAAAGCCATTTACCCTGGTTATCAAGGTGGTGGAATTCTTTCCACAATGATTTTAGGTATTGTTGGTGCTTTTCTTGGTGGAAGTTTATATACTTTGTTGCAAACGGGTACTTTGCAGTTGACAGCCACAAGTTTTAGTCTACCCGGTTTATTTATTGCAGTCATTGGTGCAATAATTGCTATTTACTTGTGGGGACTGCTGCGAAGAAGCAGTAATGCGTAA
- a CDS encoding PAS domain S-box protein, whose protein sequence is MSKIQRSYLQRYYVSVLSVLIALLLGLMLDSLLKLEVSPLFFAAVVLSSWYGGLAPGLLATVLAVLVNNYFFIPPIYSLIPDTWTDALQLIVFSLISLLISSLNSELHIAKQKSEAKLAKLTVSYRSLLETAYEGIWIFDQDGQTEYVNSQLAQMLGYSAEQMRDRTIFDFMEHETQIEIQQWLEQNQQHHQESKQQLEVGLRRQDAAELWVIVSLSSILNEQGKFAGMVAMLTDITERKHSETILAEEQANRDRESQLLRAMLDILPVGVVISDAKGKFIEINPAIKAIWGENAPFLDNTSQYHEYKGWRADTGQPIAAEEWTLARVLATGETIIGEEIDIESFDGQRKTILNSVVPIRDETGVIIHAVAVNVDITERKQAEEKLRQSEALAKARAEELETIMETVPAAVWIAHDPQCNQMTVNRSAYKLMRLQPGSIMTATPVSGDYTFPFKIQKNGQDVPPNELPMQQAGLTGQEVEGEFEFVFGEDDVQFLYGKAVPLRDYSGTVRGVIGAFIDITERKQAEEVLRQKQEWLDLAQTVGKIGSFEWNILTNVNIWSKELEAIYGLQPSEFGGTYEDWKNLVHPDDVAIADTYIANSLKTGEFFTDFRVVWPNGSIHWLHARAKVYYDREGKPLRMVGVNVDISDRKQAEAALRQSESRLRQLLESSIIGIIEAEPDKITFANDAFLQMLGYTQADILAGNLGWQKMTPPEYNQLDQAKVEEVFVSGVCTPFEKEYIRKDGSRVPILLGATLLTRSPFRWVCFILDLTELKQAERERAQALERERAARIELERANRMKDDFLAIVSHELRSPLNPILGWAKLLKSRRLDAAKTTQALETIERNAKLQARLIEDLLDVSRILRGKLSLNICAVDLVTTIESALETVRLAAETKSIHLHTEFAIGKVKVEGDPNRLQQIIWNLLTNAVKFTPEGGRVELRLEKVGNFAQIQVTDTGKGISAEFLPFVFDRFRQADEVTTRKFGGLGLGLAIVRHLVELHGGSVQVTSPGENLGATFTVHLPLMAATTEILIEYPLIENAPNLQGVQIVIVDDDVDTLNLLTFILEQYGATVQAVNSAQDALKAIAQTQPDLLLSDIGMPTMDGYMLIEQVRSTTSASILPAIALTAFAGEANSQKIISAGFQRHLTKPIEPAELAAVIANLMRMSKNDK, encoded by the coding sequence ATGTCAAAAATCCAGCGCTCCTATTTGCAGCGTTACTATGTTTCTGTTTTGTCCGTGTTAATCGCGCTGCTACTAGGCTTAATGCTGGATAGCCTGTTAAAACTAGAGGTCTCGCCACTTTTTTTTGCGGCTGTAGTTTTGAGCAGCTGGTATGGGGGATTAGCGCCTGGGTTATTAGCTACAGTCTTGGCGGTTTTAGTCAATAACTACTTCTTCATTCCGCCCATCTACTCCCTGATACCCGATACCTGGACTGATGCACTCCAGCTAATTGTTTTTAGCTTGATATCTCTATTAATTAGTTCTTTAAATTCAGAATTGCATATTGCGAAACAAAAGTCTGAGGCCAAGCTGGCAAAGCTCACTGTGAGCTATCGCAGTCTATTGGAGACAGCCTACGAAGGTATCTGGATATTTGACCAAGACGGACAAACAGAATATGTCAATTCTCAATTAGCCCAAATGCTTGGTTATAGTGCAGAGCAGATGCGCGATCGCACGATTTTCGATTTTATGGAACATGAGACTCAAATCGAAATTCAGCAATGGCTAGAGCAAAATCAGCAACACCATCAAGAAAGTAAACAACAATTGGAAGTGGGTTTACGCCGCCAAGACGCAGCGGAACTTTGGGTAATTGTTTCTCTTAGCTCCATTTTGAATGAGCAGGGAAAATTCGCTGGTATGGTTGCTATGCTCACGGATATTACGGAGCGTAAGCATTCCGAGACGATTCTGGCTGAAGAACAAGCAAACCGCGACAGAGAAAGTCAACTGCTGCGTGCCATGCTAGATATTCTACCTGTAGGTGTAGTCATCTCTGATGCTAAGGGCAAATTTATCGAAATTAATCCCGCAATTAAAGCGATTTGGGGCGAAAACGCGCCATTTTTGGACAATACCAGTCAATACCATGAGTATAAAGGATGGCGGGCTGATACAGGCCAACCAATTGCCGCAGAAGAATGGACACTCGCCAGGGTTTTAGCTACAGGGGAGACAATTATTGGTGAAGAAATTGATATTGAAAGCTTTGATGGTCAGCGCAAAACCATTCTCAATTCTGTTGTACCGATCCGAGATGAAACCGGAGTCATTATTCATGCAGTAGCTGTCAATGTAGACATTACAGAACGCAAGCAAGCCGAAGAAAAACTGCGCCAAAGTGAAGCACTAGCCAAAGCACGGGCGGAAGAACTAGAAACCATCATGGAAACTGTACCCGCAGCAGTTTGGATTGCTCACGATCCCCAATGTAATCAGATGACAGTCAACCGTAGTGCTTATAAATTGATGCGCCTACAACCAGGCTCAATCATGACAGCAACTCCAGTCAGTGGAGATTATACTTTCCCATTTAAAATTCAAAAAAATGGTCAAGATGTTCCTCCCAACGAATTACCAATGCAGCAAGCTGGCCTGACTGGTCAAGAAGTTGAAGGAGAATTTGAATTTGTTTTTGGTGAAGATGATGTGCAATTTCTTTATGGCAAAGCTGTACCTTTGCGCGATTATTCCGGTACTGTCAGGGGTGTAATTGGAGCCTTTATAGATATAACTGAGCGCAAGCAAGCCGAAGAAGTATTACGACAAAAGCAAGAATGGCTGGATTTAGCTCAGACCGTAGGTAAGATTGGCAGCTTCGAGTGGAATATCCTAACTAACGTGAATATTTGGTCAAAAGAATTAGAGGCAATTTATGGTTTACAACCAAGTGAGTTTGGTGGAACTTACGAAGACTGGAAAAACTTGGTTCATCCTGACGATGTAGCCATAGCAGATACATACATAGCCAATTCTTTAAAAACAGGTGAGTTTTTCACTGACTTTAGGGTAGTTTGGCCTAATGGAAGCATTCATTGGCTTCATGCCAGAGCTAAAGTTTACTACGATCGCGAAGGTAAACCTTTACGAATGGTAGGAGTTAACGTTGATATTAGCGATCGCAAGCAAGCCGAAGCAGCACTACGACAAAGTGAGTCTCGACTGCGACAGCTACTAGAATCAAGCATTATCGGTATTATTGAAGCCGAACCTGACAAAATTACCTTTGCTAATGATGCTTTTTTACAGATGCTCGGTTACACCCAGGCAGATATATTAGCAGGTAACTTGGGTTGGCAAAAGATGACTCCACCAGAATATAATCAACTGGATCAAGCCAAGGTAGAAGAAGTATTTGTATCTGGTGTTTGTACTCCGTTTGAGAAAGAATATATCCGTAAAGACGGCTCCCGTGTACCTATTTTATTAGGTGCGACGCTATTAACCCGCAGTCCATTTAGATGGGTTTGCTTTATTCTAGATTTAACCGAACTCAAGCAAGCCGAAAGAGAACGGGCGCAGGCTTTAGAAAGAGAACGCGCAGCCCGGATAGAACTTGAAAGAGCCAACCGGATGAAAGACGACTTTTTAGCAATTGTCTCTCATGAATTGCGATCGCCACTTAATCCGATTCTCGGTTGGGCAAAACTACTCAAGAGTCGCAGATTAGATGCAGCTAAGACAACCCAAGCTCTAGAAACCATTGAACGCAACGCCAAATTGCAAGCGCGGTTAATCGAGGATTTACTAGATGTTTCGCGGATTTTGCGGGGTAAACTCAGTTTAAATATCTGTGCAGTTGACTTAGTAACTACCATTGAATCTGCATTAGAAACTGTACGTCTAGCTGCTGAAACCAAATCGATTCACCTGCACACTGAGTTTGCTATTGGTAAGGTCAAAGTTGAAGGCGACCCCAACCGCTTACAGCAAATTATTTGGAACCTACTCACAAATGCGGTTAAGTTTACACCAGAGGGCGGTCGGGTAGAATTACGCCTAGAAAAAGTTGGGAATTTTGCCCAAATTCAAGTGACTGATACAGGTAAAGGTATTAGTGCAGAGTTTCTCCCATTCGTTTTTGACCGTTTCCGCCAAGCCGATGAAGTCACAACTAGAAAGTTTGGTGGACTAGGACTAGGATTAGCAATTGTGCGTCATCTGGTAGAACTCCACGGTGGTTCTGTGCAAGTCACAAGTCCCGGAGAAAATCTAGGTGCAACATTTACAGTGCATTTACCTTTAATGGCTGCGACTACGGAAATATTGATCGAATATCCTTTAATTGAAAATGCGCCAAATCTTCAAGGTGTCCAAATAGTCATCGTGGATGATGATGTTGATACTTTGAATTTACTAACTTTTATCCTCGAACAGTATGGGGCTACAGTCCAAGCAGTAAACTCAGCCCAGGACGCACTAAAAGCGATCGCTCAAACTCAACCAGATTTACTGTTAAGTGATATTGGTATGCCGACAATGGATGGTTATATGCTGATTGAGCAGGTAAGAAGTACAACTTCAGCCAGTATATTACCTGCGATCGCTTTAACTGCTTTTGCTGGCGAAGCTAACTCTCAAAAGATTATTTCCGCAGGTTTTCAGCGACATCTTACCAAACCAATCGAACCCGCAGAATTAGCAGCTGTAATAGCTAATCTTATGCGTATGAGCAAGAATGATAAATAA
- a CDS encoding manganese catalase family protein, whose translation MFFHKKEPIHSVNISEPNPRFAQLLLEQFGGATGELTAALQYWVQSFHVENAGIRDMLQDIAIEEFGHLEMVGKLIESHTKNTDQTEVYKSTLFAVRGIGPHFLDSQGNAWTANYINEGGDVVRDLRANVAAEAGARQTYEELIKLATDQGTKNTLVHLLTREISHTQMFMKALDSLGKLTDPFFGNIQPDETVNIYYNLSSNGNGHDERGPWNSEPAFKYIANPLESKTN comes from the coding sequence ATGTTTTTTCATAAAAAAGAGCCAATCCATTCTGTAAACATTAGTGAACCCAATCCTCGGTTTGCTCAGTTACTTCTTGAGCAATTTGGCGGTGCAACCGGAGAACTAACTGCTGCTCTCCAATATTGGGTGCAATCTTTTCATGTAGAAAATGCTGGAATTCGAGATATGTTGCAAGATATTGCCATTGAAGAATTCGGGCATTTAGAGATGGTTGGTAAACTTATTGAGTCTCACACTAAAAATACAGATCAAACAGAGGTTTATAAAAGTACTCTGTTTGCTGTTCGTGGTATTGGCCCTCACTTTTTAGATAGCCAAGGTAATGCTTGGACAGCTAATTACATTAACGAAGGCGGAGATGTAGTGCGTGATTTAAGAGCCAATGTCGCAGCTGAAGCTGGCGCTCGCCAAACTTACGAAGAGCTAATTAAATTAGCAACAGATCAAGGGACAAAAAATACCTTGGTGCATCTACTAACGCGAGAAATTTCTCATACCCAAATGTTTATGAAGGCGCTTGATTCACTGGGTAAATTGACAGATCCATTTTTTGGTAATATTCAACCTGATGAAACGGTGAACATTTACTATAATCTGTCAAGTAATGGCAATGGTCACGATGAGCGAGGCCCTTGGAATTCTGAACCTGCTTTTAAATACATTGCTAACCCTCTAGAAAGCAAAACTAACTAA
- the hemN gene encoding oxygen-independent coproporphyrinogen III oxidase, whose product MVFISPGVKFDLDLIKKYDTAAPRYTSYPPATELSEAFTTADFHSAIAASNQRQSPLSFYFHIPFCQSACYFCGCNTVISNNKNIAKPYLEHLAQEIKNMSNLISPDRKVLQMHWGGGTPNYLDLEQVEFLWKKITQHFDFDPQAEISIEISPRYVDKEYIFFLRELGFNRVSFGIQDFNNEVQVAVNRIQPEELLFNVMDWIKAAKFDSVNVDLIYGLPYQTLQTFRETIKKTVALDPDRIVVFNFAYVPWLKPAQKNIPPEALPKPQEKLEILEMTIEELTNSEYLFIGMDHFAKPNDELAIAQRNRTLQRNFQGYTTHAGTDLFGFGATSISMLNDAYVQNHKQLKDYYQAVANHVLPVSKGIKLTQDDIIRRDVIMCIMSHFQLYKQDIAEKYHINFDQYFSQELEALQPLAADGLIKLSAHHIQITDIGRLLVRNIAVVFDAHNQKQDKQFSRAI is encoded by the coding sequence ATGGTATTCATATCACCTGGTGTCAAATTTGATTTGGATTTGATCAAAAAGTACGACACAGCAGCACCAAGATACACCAGTTATCCACCAGCGACAGAGTTAAGCGAAGCATTTACAACGGCTGATTTTCACAGTGCGATCGCCGCTTCCAATCAAAGACAATCTCCGCTATCATTTTATTTCCACATTCCTTTTTGCCAAAGTGCTTGTTATTTCTGTGGCTGTAATACAGTAATTTCCAACAACAAGAATATTGCCAAACCTTATCTAGAACATTTAGCTCAAGAAATCAAGAATATGTCTAACTTGATTTCTCCCGATAGAAAGGTATTGCAAATGCACTGGGGTGGTGGTACACCCAACTATTTAGACTTGGAACAAGTAGAATTTCTCTGGAAGAAGATTACACAACACTTTGATTTTGACCCCCAAGCCGAAATTTCCATTGAAATTAGTCCCCGTTACGTGGATAAAGAGTATATTTTCTTTCTGCGGGAACTCGGATTTAATCGCGTTAGTTTTGGTATCCAAGACTTTAACAATGAAGTTCAAGTAGCTGTCAACCGCATTCAGCCAGAAGAATTATTATTCAATGTCATGGACTGGATTAAAGCAGCCAAGTTTGACAGTGTAAATGTGGATTTAATTTATGGTTTACCTTATCAAACTCTCCAGACATTTCGAGAGACAATCAAAAAGACAGTTGCATTAGATCCTGACCGAATTGTGGTGTTTAACTTTGCTTATGTCCCTTGGTTAAAACCAGCACAAAAAAATATACCTCCAGAGGCTTTACCAAAACCCCAAGAAAAGTTAGAAATTTTGGAAATGACCATTGAGGAATTAACCAATAGCGAGTATTTATTTATTGGGATGGATCACTTTGCTAAACCTAACGATGAATTAGCGATCGCCCAACGAAATCGCACCCTCCAACGCAACTTTCAAGGTTATACTACTCATGCTGGCACAGATTTGTTTGGTTTTGGTGCCACTTCTATCAGTATGTTAAACGATGCCTACGTCCAAAACCATAAGCAATTAAAAGATTATTATCAGGCAGTTGCTAACCATGTCTTGCCTGTTAGTAAAGGTATCAAACTAACTCAAGATGATATTATCCGCCGAGATGTAATCATGTGCATTATGTCGCACTTTCAGTTGTACAAACAAGATATTGCTGAGAAGTATCACATCAACTTTGATCAATATTTCTCCCAAGAACTAGAAGCATTACAACCATTAGCCGCAGATGGACTGATTAAATTATCTGCCCATCACATTCAAATTACCGACATCGGCAGGTTATTGGTGAGAAATATTGCTGTTGTTTTTGATGCTCATAATCAAAAACAAGATAAACAATTTTCGCGTGCAATTTAA
- the purH gene encoding bifunctional phosphoribosylaminoimidazolecarboxamide formyltransferase/IMP cyclohydrolase, whose translation MARLALLSVSNKTGLIDLARSLVEEFGFDIISSGGTAKALKDAGIPVTKVSDYTGSPEILGGRVKTLHPRIHGGILARRDVASDLTDLENNQIRPIDLVVVNLYPFESTIAKPGVTLAEAVEQIDIGGPAMLRASSKNFAHLTVLCDPAQYDEYLQELRQNNGVASLEFRQQAALKGFLHTASYDSAIAQALTCQFASYLAGTQQHTLSGTELQSLRYGENPHQPAAWYQTGATPTGWAAAKKLQGKELSYNNLVDLEAARRIIAEFTDTPAATIIKHTNPCGTALGDTIVEAYQKAFNADSTSAFGGIVALNRPIDAATASELTKTFLECVVAPDCDAEAQKILSKKTNVRVLTLADLSNGPKTLVKQIAGGFLVQAADDILADTSKWQVVTERQPTADELGELLFAWKVCKHVKSNAIVVTSDRTTLGVGAGQMNRVGSAKIALEQAGDKAKGAILASDGFFPFDDTIRAAAAAGITAIVQPGGSLRDQDSIKAANELGLVMVLTGVRHFLH comes from the coding sequence ATGGCGCGTCTAGCACTGCTGAGTGTATCTAATAAAACTGGTTTAATTGACCTAGCCCGTAGCTTGGTGGAAGAATTTGGCTTTGATATCATCAGCAGTGGGGGAACAGCCAAAGCCCTCAAGGATGCGGGAATACCTGTCACCAAGGTTTCTGATTACACAGGTTCACCAGAGATTTTAGGTGGACGGGTGAAAACGCTACATCCGCGCATTCATGGCGGGATTTTGGCTAGGCGGGATGTCGCTAGTGATTTGACAGATTTAGAAAATAACCAAATTCGCCCGATTGATTTGGTGGTGGTGAATTTATATCCGTTTGAGTCTACGATCGCTAAACCAGGGGTGACTTTGGCGGAAGCTGTGGAACAAATTGATATTGGTGGCCCGGCAATGTTAAGAGCATCGTCAAAGAACTTTGCTCATTTGACGGTATTATGTGACCCAGCGCAGTATGATGAATATCTGCAAGAGCTACGGCAAAATAACGGAGTAGCTTCCTTAGAATTTCGCCAACAAGCAGCTTTGAAAGGATTTTTACACACAGCGAGTTATGATAGCGCGATAGCGCAAGCGCTGACTTGTCAGTTCGCCTCCTATCTCGCAGGTACACAACAACATACTCTAAGCGGTACTGAGTTACAATCTCTGCGTTATGGCGAGAACCCCCATCAACCCGCCGCCTGGTATCAAACTGGTGCTACGCCCACAGGATGGGCAGCAGCGAAGAAATTACAAGGCAAAGAACTCAGTTACAATAACTTGGTTGACTTAGAAGCCGCCCGACGAATTATTGCCGAGTTTACCGACACGCCAGCCGCGACAATTATTAAACATACCAATCCCTGCGGTACGGCGTTGGGAGATACTATTGTGGAGGCGTATCAAAAGGCGTTTAATGCAGATTCAACTTCGGCGTTTGGCGGAATTGTCGCCCTCAACCGCCCGATTGATGCAGCGACAGCCAGCGAGTTAACTAAGACATTTTTAGAATGTGTAGTTGCGCCTGACTGTGATGCAGAAGCGCAAAAAATTCTCTCAAAGAAAACCAATGTGCGGGTTTTGACATTAGCAGATTTAAGTAATGGCCCGAAAACTTTAGTCAAACAAATTGCTGGCGGTTTCTTAGTGCAAGCTGCGGATGATATTTTAGCTGATACAAGTAAATGGCAAGTGGTGACAGAACGCCAGCCTACAGCCGATGAATTAGGAGAATTGCTGTTTGCTTGGAAAGTCTGCAAACACGTTAAATCTAATGCCATTGTAGTCACAAGCGATCGCACTACTCTTGGTGTTGGTGCTGGGCAAATGAACCGCGTTGGTTCCGCAAAAATTGCTCTAGAACAAGCTGGTGACAAAGCTAAAGGCGCAATTCTCGCCAGTGATGGATTTTTCCCCTTTGATGATACTATCAGAGCCGCCGCCGCCGCTGGGATTACCGCAATTGTCCAACCAGGGGGCAGTTTGCGCGACCAAGATTCCATCAAAGCGGCTAATGAATTAGGTTTGGTGATGGTGTTGACAGGAGTACGTCACTTCTTACATTAA